Proteins co-encoded in one Sulfuricaulis limicola genomic window:
- a CDS encoding pilus assembly protein PilM, protein MNALSGLFSKKKPPLIGIDISSSAVKVLELSRNGEHLRVERYAVEPLPQNAVVEHAITEVEQVAQVVERAIKKSGTKVKHAAVAVPAAHVITKTIKMAANLSDQDRQTQVEMEADHYIPYPLNEINLDFQVLGPSESNPEEVDVLMAACRKEIVDDYLAVIQAPGLTPLVVDVETYAMENAFSLITSHMPGGGMEKTIAVLDIGATATTINVVHNNRSVYTRDHAFGGRQLTEEIQRRYGLSYEEAGLAKKQGGLPDNYQTDVLRPFMEAMCQEIMRALQFFYSSTPFNSVDQLLLAGGCGQIAGIDELVAARIGVPAMVANPFASMSLASRIKPQHLSNDAPSLMISCGLAMRSFDE, encoded by the coding sequence GTGAATGCCCTTTCGGGTTTATTTTCCAAAAAGAAGCCGCCACTGATAGGAATCGACATCAGCTCCTCTGCCGTCAAGGTGCTCGAGCTGAGCCGGAACGGCGAGCATCTGCGCGTCGAGCGCTATGCGGTGGAACCCCTCCCCCAGAATGCCGTGGTCGAGCACGCCATCACGGAAGTCGAGCAGGTGGCGCAGGTGGTGGAGCGCGCCATCAAGAAGTCCGGGACCAAGGTCAAGCACGCGGCCGTGGCGGTGCCGGCGGCGCATGTCATCACCAAGACCATCAAGATGGCGGCCAACCTGAGCGATCAGGACCGCCAGACGCAGGTGGAAATGGAGGCGGACCATTACATCCCCTATCCGCTGAACGAAATCAATCTCGATTTCCAGGTTCTCGGCCCTTCGGAGAGCAATCCGGAAGAGGTGGACGTGCTGATGGCCGCCTGCCGCAAGGAAATCGTGGACGACTATCTCGCCGTCATCCAGGCGCCAGGCCTGACGCCTTTGGTGGTGGATGTCGAAACCTATGCCATGGAGAACGCGTTCTCGCTCATCACCAGCCACATGCCCGGTGGCGGCATGGAAAAGACCATTGCCGTGCTCGACATCGGCGCCACCGCGACCACCATCAACGTGGTGCACAACAATCGCTCGGTTTATACCCGCGATCATGCCTTCGGCGGCCGGCAGCTGACGGAAGAGATCCAGCGCCGTTACGGCCTCTCTTATGAAGAGGCGGGGCTGGCCAAGAAACAGGGTGGCCTGCCGGACAATTACCAGACCGACGTGCTGCGGCCCTTCATGGAGGCCATGTGCCAGGAAATCATGCGCGCCCTGCAGTTCTTCTACTCCTCGACGCCGTTCAACAGCGTGGACCAGTTGCTGCTGGCGGGGGGCTGCGGACAGATCGCGGGCATCGATGAACTGGTGGCGGCTCGTATCGGCGTGCCGGCCATGGTGGCCAACCCCTTCGCCAGCATGTCGCTGGCCTCGCGCATCAAGCCGCAACATCTTTCCAATGACGCGCCTTCGCTCATGATCAGCTGCGGGCTCGCCATGCGGAGCTTCGACGAATGA
- a CDS encoding PilN domain-containing protein, with protein sequence MTTRINLLPWREMRRKEQDRQLLTIAVGAWILMGVIIFYAHVHVSALIENQNKRNEFLNQEIAKVELEIKEIAELKKKRADLIARMNVIYQLQGDRAKVVHLFDELARKLPEGVYLVSLNHTGSSIALKGVAQSNARVSALMRNLAASDWFAEPELEVITVKAQGSDRVSEFSLKVKPVAKQQSKIEDTGT encoded by the coding sequence ATGACCACCCGCATTAACCTTCTTCCATGGCGCGAAATGCGCCGCAAGGAACAGGACCGCCAGTTGCTGACGATCGCCGTTGGCGCGTGGATCCTGATGGGCGTGATCATCTTCTATGCGCATGTGCATGTCAGCGCGCTCATAGAAAACCAGAACAAGCGCAACGAGTTCCTGAATCAGGAAATCGCCAAAGTCGAGCTGGAAATCAAGGAAATTGCCGAGCTGAAAAAGAAGCGCGCCGACCTGATCGCGCGCATGAACGTGATCTACCAGCTGCAGGGAGACCGCGCCAAGGTGGTGCATCTTTTCGACGAGCTGGCGCGCAAGCTGCCGGAAGGCGTCTATCTGGTGTCATTGAATCATACCGGCAGCAGCATCGCGCTCAAGGGTGTGGCCCAATCCAATGCCCGCGTCTCGGCGCTCATGCGCAACCTGGCCGCGTCCGACTGGTTCGCCGAGCCGGAACTTGAAGTGATCACCGTCAAGGCTCAGGGAAGCGATCGCGTCAGCGAGTTTTCACTCAAGGTCAAGCCAGTCGCGAAGCAGCAGAGCAAGATCGAGGATACTGGCACATGA
- a CDS encoding type 4a pilus biogenesis protein PilO: MTLDDLKNIDVNNLSSWPVPIKIAGILFVCGVILFAGFWFLIQGELDEYGAAQKTEEGLRETYLNKKALAINLPVYREQMEEMEQTFGSLLRQLPNTTEVPDLLVDITQAGLGRGLEFALFRPEKELPKDFYAELPISIQVRGSYHELAQFVSDVAALPRIVTFGDINISSGKDSKLTMAAKAKTYRYLEGGSAPKSPAMKPRGRK, encoded by the coding sequence ATGACCCTGGACGATCTGAAAAATATCGATGTCAACAACCTCAGCTCCTGGCCGGTGCCGATCAAGATCGCCGGCATCCTGTTCGTATGCGGCGTCATACTTTTTGCCGGTTTCTGGTTTCTGATCCAGGGCGAACTGGACGAGTATGGCGCGGCGCAAAAAACCGAGGAGGGCCTGCGCGAGACCTACCTGAACAAGAAGGCCCTGGCGATCAATCTGCCGGTCTACCGGGAGCAGATGGAAGAAATGGAACAGACCTTCGGCAGCCTGCTGCGGCAGTTGCCCAATACCACGGAAGTTCCCGATCTGCTGGTGGACATCACTCAGGCCGGGCTCGGCCGCGGTCTGGAGTTCGCGCTGTTCCGCCCGGAAAAGGAACTACCCAAGGATTTCTACGCTGAACTGCCGATCAGCATCCAGGTACGCGGCAGTTATCATGAGCTGGCGCAGTTCGTCAGTGATGTTGCCGCGCTGCCCCGCATCGTGACGTTTGGCGACATTAATATTTCATCTGGAAAAGACAGCAAGCTGACCATGGCGGCCAAGGCCAAGACCTATCGCTATCTGGAGGGAGGCAGCGCCCCGAAGTCGCCGGCAATGAAACCCCGGGGACGGAAATGA
- a CDS encoding pilus assembly protein PilP, protein MKPVLPLLMAVLFCAALSGCSSDGLEDLRDFVKNAHADRKPKVEPLPEIKMQETFIYSSANLTDPFGAFNLKPQGQKSASGPRPDPNRRKEPLEDYPLDALKMVGTLTRGKQAWAVIQAPDGTVHRAQVGDHLGQNSGMINKITDEKVDLIELIQGTMGDWVEREANLTLLE, encoded by the coding sequence ATGAAACCGGTACTCCCTCTGTTGATGGCGGTCCTGTTTTGCGCGGCCCTGAGCGGCTGCAGCAGCGACGGCCTGGAAGACCTGCGTGATTTCGTCAAGAACGCCCATGCCGACAGAAAACCGAAAGTGGAACCGCTGCCGGAAATCAAGATGCAGGAAACCTTTATCTATAGCTCCGCGAACCTGACGGATCCTTTTGGCGCCTTCAATCTCAAGCCGCAGGGACAGAAGAGTGCAAGCGGCCCGCGCCCCGATCCGAACCGGCGCAAGGAACCGCTCGAGGACTATCCGCTGGACGCGCTGAAGATGGTCGGCACGCTTACGCGTGGCAAGCAGGCATGGGCCGTGATCCAGGCGCCGGACGGGACGGTGCACCGCGCCCAGGTGGGCGATCACCTGGGACAGAACTCCGGCATGATCAACAAGATCACCGATGAAAAAGTTGATCTGATTGAATTGATACAGGGAACGATGGGCGACTGGGTCGAACGTGAAGCCAACCTGACATTGCTGGAATGA